The genomic interval ACTTCACATTTGTCACATTGTTCACTGCAGTCCTCAGGCATCCGATGTTGTTCCAAAGGAGAATCTGTATTACAATATATTCATTGCCACCCACTCTGGGACAGGCCTGGCTGCAAAGAAAACGGTGTTCCTGGTGTTGAAGGATAACTAGGAAACCCGTCCGGCTGAGCTGGATAGCTTTCCAGGGCTGAGGCTGAGTGGACCTGGCGAGGAGCAGAACGCACAGGTTAGCAGAGTGCCAAACCCAATCAGGCCTCCTTGCTTCTGACCGCGCCATACTACAGGCAGTTAGaacaggaaagagaaaactgCGGGGGCAAGTAATTTTGCTCAGTCTCCTGGAATTTTTAAGAAACACTCAAATTTTTTCAGATGGTAGAGTTGCATAAAAATgcctttaaaacatttaatatcctaaaacaaaacaaaaaaaggcagtAGGTTTTCTAGAGAAAATTTGCTTTAATGGACCATTATTTTAGGTTAAACTGTAGAAGACAAGCTAAAATTTAACTGTCATATCTAAAGAGTCCATCTGTAAAATCTCCAAACTGAGATTCAAAAGTCTGTAAGCAGGAAAAACAATTCAGAGAGATGAATGTATTGTACCACTGTTATCCTTCTGAAGGAAGACAAGATTCATTTGCCGATTTGCAGAGAATTAGTCATCAAATCTCCAGACATTCTGCTAAGAGCCATTTTTGCCAGTGTTGGAATATCACTATCCGCATTGCGAGGTCATCACTACAGAAGCCAGGATAAACACGTTACCGTTTTATTCAGGCCTGACGCTGCCTGCTTACCTGCTGTAACAATGCTGACTGTGCGGCTGCGTTTTGCTGTAACTCCTGCAAGGATGACTGTGAAGGGTTCTGGGAAAACCCTGGGATACCCGGGAGGGACAAAAGGCCTGGAAAGACAGAACTGCCTGCAGCTTGGAGTCCAGATGATAAGCTAAAACAATAGACAGAAGAACAAGTCAAAATGCAGGTGAGACATAAAAGCTATTGCTTCTATATTTGTCAAATACTATCtcaagatgttaaaaaaaaatcgtaGAATTTCTGTTGGAAGGAACCATAAAAGTCAGCCACTCACTGATAGAAAACTTACTTTCCATTATAAAGTATATTAGTCTGAATTCAGTGAGTCTATGTTTTGCATCTAATACGTTTTACAATCAAGCTAAATTAACAAATACAAATCCTACAACTACCTGAGCAggcattaatatttttatctatCTTAACGTGGTCAAAGGGCcataaaacattttttgagcaTTGACATGTCAACCCAGAAAAATACAATTCTGCACCATCAACTGGATTCTTTCATTtgaaggacttaaaaaaaataagcctaTAAACTACAAGTTAGGTAGAGAATGATTTCCCCTCATCTCCAAAGTACCCACATACCCGGCCTGGGCGACAAGCGCGGAGTTGAAGTTGGAACTAAAGGCGGAAGCGAATCCGGGGAGGACGGGAGCTGGCGAAGGCGCGGTGGCGGCCACGGGCAGCGGCGGGACGGCGGCCACGGTGGAGGGCGCCTGCAGCCCCgggaaggagggcagggctggggcggcGCTGGGGGTGTTGGAGACGGAGAAGCCCGGGTAGGAGGGCGTGGAGGCGGGCAGGGGCCCCTGTGCCACGGAGAACAGGGAGGGGACGGCGGTGGACAGGTTGAGCGGGAAGGGCGCCGCAGACACCGGCGCCGCGGAGGCAGCGAGTCCTGAGAGCGCGGCCGGCCCCGTGGagctggggtgagggaggggtgcCGAGGTGGCGGGGGCCGTCGAGGTGGCTATTAGCGCCCCGGGGAGGGACACGGCGGGGTTGAGAGGCGGGTTGCCAGCCAAAGGGAAGTTATTGGTCAAGGAAGTGAAAGGAGGAAGCGCAGTGAAGACGGGAGTGATGGGGGCGGAGGAGCCGGGCGGGGGCAGGGCGATGGAGGACAGGGGGTTGGAGACATTCAGGGGCGCACTCAGGCTGGAGAGGCCGGACAGCGCAGGGTTAAGGCAAGAAGGCAAACTGATGGGCACCGAGGCCGACGTGTACGCCCGGCCCAAAGTCCCCGCCAGACCGAGGGTGCCGTGGGAGGGGGTCGCGGGGTGAGACGGGCCTTTGAAGGCTGACGGAGTGGGACTCGTGGGCTCGGTTTTGATCATGACGGGGAGGGTTGTGACAGCGGGGGCAGGGGTGGACGACACGCGCAGGTCTGAGTTACTGGGGTGGGCGCCGTGCAGCAGGGTGGCCGAGGAGCCACAGCTAACGGGCACTGAGGTCGCGGATGCCGCAGGCGTGGCTAGAGGAGCCGGCACCTGCAAAGTGGCGGGGGTGGAAGTGGAGCTGGTGGCCTGGGAGGGCAGGCCGGGGAACAGGGCCAGGCCCGGGGTGGAAgacctctgcggggcggggacgGCCGGCGGGCCGTAGCACTTGTTAGGGGCCGAGGCCGGGGAATCGGAGCTCTGGTTAGTAAGCGCAGAGAGCGAAGCCAGCCTGCTAGTAACGGCAGAGGGTAAAGCGGCAGAGTTGATTAGACTGGTATCATTTGATGTCAGGAAGCCTTTCAAGGCAGACAGAAGAGGATTATTCACAGCAAGTGGACAAGCGACACTGGGAGCAGAACCACCGGTGATTACAGAAGGAGGCGGGTTGGACACCCCTTGGGAGGCTGGTGTTAAGGTCAAGGGGAGACCTGCAAAAACCGATGACAACGAAGCAGAATTTAGGCTGTTGGCAGAAGCAGCAGTAGAGGAGGCAGAAAAGGGGAGGCCGGTGAAAGGGGCAGAAGTAGAAGCGAACGTCTCACTGGAAGCAGAGGTGGCCCGAGGCGCAGACGTGGcctgaggggctggggcaggagcagcGGAAGGACCTGGCAGCGGAACGAAGCCAGAAAAAACGGCAGGAACAGGAGCCGCTGTTGCGCTGTGGCCGGAAGTAACAGGTGCGGCCGGCAAGGAAGGGGTTCTGATAACCGTCGGGTTGGGCGTGGACGGCTGAGGCGTGTGAATGGCTGAGGAGACCTGCCCCGGGAACACAGGGAGGACAGCACTGGGCAGGTTCATCCCGGAGACGGTGGCAGTGGCGGCTGCTGACAGGTGATTCACGGGCTTCACCGGGGAAGCAGTGGGCACGGGAGTTGCAGCAGGTGTCGAGGGATTGGAGCCATGAGGAGAGAAGAGCTGACTTGCTGGGGTAGAAAacgctgggaggtggggggggggggcgggagacAAGAATTTATCATCACACTGAAATGTCAACTTTTAActcaaaagaaatatataaattttttgtaatatttaaaaaacatcaCAGAAAATCAGTGACAGGTGTAAGAGGCTATTGCAACATATACATTGCTGGATTCCATTTTCCTGATTTTCACCAGGTAGCCTCATAGATCCAGCTGAGTTCTAGCCTCTGCTCAGAGCAGCCCTCCAATTCGCAGTGGGGAAGCCTCGAGAAGTGAGCAAATACACTTTCCTTTCATagtttcccaatttttaaaaactgggtgtACTTTACCTTCAATTCTCTCAAACCACTTATCTAGAGTAATAATACAAGTCACCTCCCCTCTTAAGAGCTTTCAGGACATCAATTTCCTATTCGGGGCATACAAGGCCTTCCAGGATTCAGACCATCTCTCCAGGGGTCTTAGCTGCCACTCTGTGAGTTGAACTTAATATTCCAGATTATCAATCTGTATAGTTTTTCCCCCCAAGCCTTTTCTCATATTGACTCTTCTACGTGGCTTAACCTCTAACTTTACTTGGTTTGTCCTAGGAGCTCCTTCAGGGGCAAAAGCCATGTCTAATTCATCTTTAGAGTCTTGGCACCTTGCCCAGTGCACAGCACCTGTGTATTTAACATGTTTGCTGTACTGCACACATCATGATTACCTCAACTGCAGTTCTCAAACCCACCCAAGGACTTATTCTCAAGAATTCTAGAGTTtgctataatatttttattatgataaacTCTACAAATAAGACAAGCATTTTGGGGATGATCTGGGTTCCCTCCCTGAATCAGTTTAGTGAAACTGTTTGACTCT from Camelus bactrianus isolate YW-2024 breed Bactrian camel chromosome 14, ASM4877302v1, whole genome shotgun sequence carries:
- the PROSER1 gene encoding proline and serine-rich protein 1; this encodes MDKKSFETVLDEIRKAVLTEYKLKAIEYVHGYFSSEQVVDLLRYFSWAEPQLKAMKALQHKMVAVHPAEVVNILNCFTFSKDKLVALELLASNIVDAQNSRPIEDLFRVNMSEKKRCKRVLEQAFKGGCKAPHAMISSCGTIPGNPYPKGKPSRINGIFPGTPLKKDGEECTNEGKGIAARILGPSKPPPSTYNPHKPVPYPIPPCRPHATIAPSAYNNAGLVPLASVIAPGVPPPPPYTPNPVAAENEDLSSQSKPTQSQTFSTPASQLFSPHGSNPSTPAATPVPTASPVKPVNHLSAAATATVSGMNLPSAVLPVFPGQVSSAIHTPQPSTPNPTVIRTPSLPAAPVTSGHSATAAPVPAVFSGFVPLPGPSAAPAPAPQATSAPRATSASSETFASTSAPFTGLPFSASSTAASANSLNSASLSSVFAGLPLTLTPASQGVSNPPPSVITGGSAPSVACPLAVNNPLLSALKGFLTSNDTSLINSAALPSAVTSRLASLSALTNQSSDSPASAPNKCYGPPAVPAPQRSSTPGLALFPGLPSQATSSTSTPATLQVPAPLATPAASATSVPVSCGSSATLLHGAHPSNSDLRVSSTPAPAVTTLPVMIKTEPTSPTPSAFKGPSHPATPSHGTLGLAGTLGRAYTSASVPISLPSCLNPALSGLSSLSAPLNVSNPLSSIALPPPGSSAPITPVFTALPPFTSLTNNFPLAGNPPLNPAVSLPGALIATSTAPATSAPLPHPSSTGPAALSGLAASAAPVSAAPFPLNLSTAVPSLFSVAQGPLPASTPSYPGFSVSNTPSAAPALPSFPGLQAPSTVAAVPPLPVAATAPSPAPVLPGFASAFSSNFNSALVAQAGLSSGLQAAGSSVFPGLLSLPGIPGFSQNPSQSSLQELQQNAAAQSALLQQVHSASALESYPAQPDGFPSYPSTPGTPFSLQPGLSQSGWQ